Sequence from the Herbaspirillum sp. meg3 genome:
CTGCTGGCGAACCTGGCCATCATGCTCGGTTGGAATCGCATGATCGAGCGTCGTTACAAGAAAGCATTGGGGTAAGCACATGACCAAGAACGGACCGATTGCATTGCTGTTCAATGGGCTGGTGATCAGCTTCATGCTGGCGCCGATTCTGGTGGTGTGCGTGATCGCCTTCACCCCGGAAAACACTCTCACCATCCATGGCCCGGCACTCTCGCTGCGCTGGTTCAAGGCCGTGTTCGCGTATCCCGACTTTGTCAGCTCGTTCTGGAACAGTCTGTGGCTGGGCCTGTCTTCCGCGACCATTGCCACCGTCATCGCGGTGCCGGCCGGCATGGCGCTGATCCGCTATCCCAACCGCTGGAGCGGTGTGCTGCAGGGCTTGTTCCTGTCACCGCTGATCATTCCGCATCTGGTGCTGGGCGTGGCGTTGCTGCGTTTGTTCACCTTGATCGGCGGCGCCGGCAGTTTCGGCTGGCTGATCCTGGCGCACGCTTTGGTGGTCACGCCCTACACCATGCGGCTGGTGATGTCGGCGCTGATTGGTTTTGACCGCAGCGCGGAGCACGCGGCGATGTCGCTGGGGGCGAGCAAGAGCACGGTGTTTTTACGCATCACGCTGCCGATGATTTTGCCCGGCATCACCGGCGGCTGGTTGCTGGCCTTCATCAACAGCTTTGATGAAGTGACGATGTCGATCTTCGTCACCTCGCCGTCGACCGTTACGCTGCCGGTGCGCATGTACATGTACGCCACCGAGTCCATCGATCCGATGATGGCTGCCGTATCGGCGCTGATGGTGGCGATCACGGCAGGCGCAATGATCATTCTGGATCGTGTCTACGGACTCGATCGTGTATTGGTGGGTCGCTCATGAAGGCAACCGCAATCCGCCCGCAGTTTGTCCGCGTTGCCGAACAGGCGCGCACGCCGGTTGCATTCGTTCTGGACGGCCGGCCGGTGACGGCCCTGGAAGGCGACACCGTGTTGACGGCGATCTTGCTGACTGCAGGTCACGTACGCCGCAATGAATTCAGCGGCAAACCACGCGCCGGTTTTTGCATGATGGGCGCTTGCCAGGATTGCTGGGTGCAAACCGTCAGTGGTGAAAAGCTGCGCGCTTGTTCGACCTTTGTCCGTGAAGGTATGCAATTGCTGACCGAAGCTGAGGAACGGGGAGAGCAGCCATGAGCAAACTCAGTCCCATTATTGTCGGCGCCGGCCCTGCCGGTGTACGCGCTGCACAGACGCTGGTCGCCCACGGCTTGCGTCCCATCTTGCTGGACGAAGCACCGCGCGCCGGCGGCCAGATTTATCGCCAGCCGCCGCCAGGCTTTTATCGCAGCAAAAAGAAACTCTACGGTTTTGAAGCAGGCCGCGCCGATAGCGTCCATCAGGATTTCGCCGCGCTGGTGCAGCAGATCGACTATCGTCCGCAAACACTGGTGTGGAACGCGCAGCCGGATGTGCTTGACATCATGAACACCACCACGCTGGCCGCCGACAACATCGCATGGCAAGACATCATCGTCGCCACCGGCGCGACCGATCGCGTGTTGCCGGTGCCTGGTTGGACCACGCCGGGGGTCTACACCCTTGGTGGGGCACAGGTCGCGCTCAAATTTCAGGGCTGCGCCATCGGCCGCCGCGTGGTGCTGGCCGGTACCGGACCGCTGCTGTATCTGGTCGCTTATCAATACGCCAAAGCCGGCGTCCAGGTGATGGCTGTGCTCGACAGCAGCAGCCTGTCCGACCGCATCGCCGCGTTGCCCGACATGCTCGGCCAGCCGGCGCTGCTGATGAAGGGCATGTACTACATGGCCTGGCTCATGGCACATCGTATTCCGCTGAAGACGCACGCACGTTTGCTGCGCGTCGAAGGCGAAGGACAAAATAAACACGATGAGCACGTGCGCGCCGTAGTCTGGCGACGCGAGAGCATGACCGCGGAGGAACCCGTCATCGGCCCTGAGCAGACAATCGAGTGTGACGCGCTTGGGTTCGGTTACGCGCTGCGCTCCGAAACACAGCTGGCCGATCTGCTCGGTTGCCGCTTCGGCTTCGACGCCGTACAGCGTGCCCATCTGCCCGAGCGCGACAAAGCCGGACGCAGCAGCGTGCCGGGCGTCTACCTCGCAGGCGACGGCGCCGGCATCATGGGCGCGGATGCGGCGGAGCTGGCCGGTGAACGCGCCGCACTGGCACTGCTGCAAGATCGTGGAGTGCAGATCGACAACGCGCGCGCCGACAAGCTGGAACACCGCTTGGCGCGCATCGGCGCATTCCGCAAAGGACTGGAACGCGCTTTCCCTTTCCCGCACAAATGGGCCGGACTGGCGGATGACAAACTGATCGTGTGCCGTTGTGAGCAAATCAGTGCCGGAGAATTGCGTCAGGCTGCACGCGACAACAACGCGCAAGAGATGAATCGCCTCAAGGCGCTCACCCGCATCGGCATGGGCCGCTGCCAGGGGCGCATGTGCAGCAGCGCGGCGGGCGAGATCCTGGCGCAGGCTTGCAGCATCCCGCTGGCGCAAGTCGGCCGCTTGCGCGGACAGGCGCCGATCAAGCCGGTGCCGATCGGCATGCACGCGTTGAAATCTGCGCCTGCGCCGGTCTCGGCATCGCCATCCACGCAGCAGACGGCTTCGGTCTTCCATGTTGCACTTGCTGCGGGAGAGGACGAATGAAACAAAGAGTCACCACCGACATCAACGCCGGCCCCAAACGTTTGTCCGCTGACGTGTTGATCGTCGGCGGCGGCATTGTCGGCACTTCAGCCGCACTTACGCTCGCCAAGGCAGGACGCAAGGTCGTCTTGCTCGAACGTGACCTGTGCGGTTCGCGCTCCAGCGGCATCAACTATGGCGGCGTGCGCCGGCAAGGCCGCTCGGTATCGCAACTGCCACTGGCGCAGCGCGCACATCGCATCTGGGAAGGCCTGAGCGATCTCATCGGCATCGACGGCGAATACGTGCGCAGCGGTCACTTCAAACTGGCGCGCAGCGCGGCCGACATGCAAGCGCTGGAAGCCTATGCCGAACTCAGCAAACCTTTCGGACTCGGCATCGAGCTCATCAGCGGCGAACGTCTGCGCCAGCAATGCCCGTGGCTCGGCGGTGCGGTGGTGGGCGGTTCGCTCTGCCCGGAAGACGGCCAGGCCAATCCACGTCTGGTGTCGCCTGCCTTTGCGCAGGCGGCGCAACGTGCCGGCGCGCACATCATCGAACGGTGCGAGGTGCGCGAAGCCGGTTATGATGGCACGGCGTTTTCGGTACGCGCTGAACTGAGTACCGGCGAAGGTCGCCAGTCGCTGCAGGTGCGCGCTGCGTCGCTTATCAACTGCGCCGGCGCCTGGGCCGGTAAGCTGGCCGAAGCCTTCGATGAAGCCGTGCCGATGTTCAGCGGCCATCCCAACATGGCAGTGACCGAGCCGATTCCGTACTTTCTGCCGTGGAGCCTGGGGGTGGAAGGCGGATCGATCTATTGCCGCCAGGTCAGCCGCGGCAACGTGGTGCTCGGCGGCGGTCGCGGCTATGCGCAGGACGAAAGCCGCGCGCGCTCATCGCATGACGCCATCCTCGCATTGCTGCCGCAAGCCGTCGACTTGCTGCCGGCTTTGCGCCACGTGCACATCATCCGCACCTGGAGCGGTGTGGAAGGTTACCTGCCGGACCGCCAGCCGATACTCGGGGCGAGCAGTACGCAGGACGGCCTGTTCCACGGTTTCGGTTTTTGCGGCGCCGGTTTTCAGATCGGACCGGCGGCGGGCGAAGTGCTCGCCGATCTGGTCATGCATGGCCGCAGCGACATACCCATCGATGCATTTTCGATCCGACGTTTTCAATCCACTCTTCCCGTTGCAGATTTCAACCTCGCTTCCGAACCAGAAAGGAAAATTCAATGATTTCGCTTTCATCTTCTTTCGTCCGTCACACCTGTACTACGGCAGTCGCTGCTGCACTCTCGCTGCTGGCGATGAGCAACGCGGCGCAGGCCGCCGATCCCAAGACGCTCTACATCGGCATGAACGGCGGCAACATGGAGAAGACCTACACGCAATTCGTGTTCGGTCCCTTCGAGCAAAAGAATAACGTCAAGGTGGTGGTCGTGCCGGGCGGTTCTTCCGACATTCTGGCCAAGGCGCAGGCCGCCAAGGACAAGCCGCAGATGCACCTGATGTTCCTCGATGACGGCGTCATGTACCGCGCCATCGGCATGGGCCTGTGCGAGAAGCAAAAACCCAATCCCAACCTCGCCGGCATCCTTCCGGTTGCGCACATCAAGGGCGACATGGCTACCGGCGTCACCATCAGCATGACCGGTCTGGCCTACAACACCAAGGTCTACGCCGACAAGGGCTGGGCGCCGCCGACCTCGTGGCTGGACATGGCCGATCCCAAGCTCAAGGGTAAGGTCGTGTTCCAGTCGCTGTCCTCATCGACCTTCGGCCTGCACGCCTTCCTCGCCTTCAACAAGCTGAAGGGCGGCACCGACAGCAACGTCGAGCCGGGCTTCACCGCCTGGCCGAAGACCGTCGGCCCCAACGTCGTCGAATATATCGCCAGCTCCGCCAAGATTTCTGAAATGGCGCAAACCGGCGAGGCTGCCTTGTTCCCCTACACGCCGACCCAGGTCACGATCCTGAAGAGCAAGGGCATCCCGGTCGAATACGTGCATCCGAAAGAAGGCGGCGTGGTCTTGATGGTGGCGCAATGCGTTATCGCCAACAACAGCGAGCCGCAACTGGCACAAGAGTTGGCCGCGTATCTGCTGAGCCCGGAAGCACAGGGCAAGGCGCTCGAAAACGGCAGCTTCAATCCCACCAACACCAAGGTACAAGTGACCGGCGCAGCGGCGGCGGAACAGAAGCGTCTGAACGACTACGTGAAGAACTCACGCAACGTCGACTGGGATGAGGTCAACAAGAATCGCGCGGTGTGGAATACGCGTTGGAATCGGACGATCGAGCGTTAAGGGGTGTAAGCCGAAATTCCAGAAAATTTCCTTATCAATGCCGGTAGGCGGCGCCAAATCAAATAGCGCGCCGCCTCCGCGTCGTGGCGTTGGCATCGACGGCCAAGCGCCCTGCAATCCTCCGTCACATATTCATAGTTGATTCGAATTTGTGCGAGGTTTGTTAAAACTTTCTCAACCTTCCATTCCCTGCCTTGACGACATACAAGGTAAATGCTCAACTGAGGCCCCTCAAATGGTTGCTCAGGCCGGGCCATATCCTTCCGCTCCCTTTCTGGAGAATTTATGTTGCTTCGATGCGTTGTCGCGCTTTCCCTCGCCATGCTTCTGGCCGGCTGCAGCATCACGCAAACCGTCTCCGATGCCGCCAGCAATGCCTATCGAACCCTCTTCCCAAAAAAACAAGACACGCTGCACATCGGCATCGTCACGGACAACACCGCCAATCTCGATGGGACCGGCAAACCTCTCTCGGTTGTAGTCCGTGTCTACCAGTTGAGAAGGCGCGAAGCTTTTAACGCCGCTTCCTACGAGGCCCTGCAAAATCAGGACAAAGCTGCTCTGGCCTATGACGCACTATCCGCAGACAGCCAGACCGTCCTCCCCAACACAGGAACGCGCCTAAGCGTCCCCTTATCTGAAGAGACGCAATATCTCGGCGTCGCCGCCTTTTTTCGCAAGCAAGATGACGGCAACACATGGCGGCTCGTAGTGGATCGAAAAACACTACTCTCCAAGCCCAATCTGATGCTGTCCATTTCGGAATACACGATCCGCATTCAGGACCAGACAGGCCGTTAACTCAGGACAAAACGTCATGCAACACCACATGAAGACGGTGCTCTGCGCGCTGATCTGGGCAATCACAGTACACGCGCAGGCCGAGGAGCGGGGTGAACGTTACCAGCCTACGTCCACCCGTTGCCCCTCCGCTCCCATGCTGGATACGCCGTCGTCGAACAACGGTGATGGCAGCTCCGGCCTGCCTCCTGCCCGTGCGGCTGGCAATGCGGCCAACAGCGGCTTGCCAAACAACGGTTTTCCGCCGCCTGCCCGACTCGACGCTCATGGGCAAAAACTGGCAGGGCCTCCCGAGCCATCCCGTCCCAGGGTAGAGCAGCGCCAGTGCGCCAAGTCCTGCGAGGCTGGCTATACGATGGTGATGGACGATCGACACCAACAGTGGTGCCAGCGCATCAAGCCCAAAGCCATTAGCATGAGCGTGCCGGTGGAGCTCAAACCGGCGGGCATTGATGCCCCCTTTCAGCTCAATCGCGACGGCAAGAACAAACACAAGCTTGATCCGGCCAAGCTCGCACCCTGGCAAGGCCGGGTCGTGGTGCAAGTCGTCGGCAGCGACGACAAGCCGCTCGTCGGCCAAGCGGTCAAGCTAGTGCAGACCGTGGAAGATGACTCCGGCGGCCACCCCGAACGCAAGCACAAGGGGCAACGTCCGCTGGCCGTGCTGTTTCTGGAAAAAGCTGCTCTCGCTGTCAACAAACAGGGGGAAATCACCACGCCGCTGGTCACCGATGCGCAAGGTCAGATCAAGCTGTTTTTTTCGGCTCCGGAATTTGCCGGTGTCCACCGCCTCAAGGCTGAATGCGCGCAGAGTACTTGCGGCACAGCCGAGGAAACGGTGATGGTGAAGGTGCCTGATCTGGCAGAGTACGAGCCCGCCGAGGGAACGGCGCAGTTGGTGGGCGGCACCAATGAAAAGCATGAGCAACGACATTACTTGACCAAACAATCAATAAAAAACCTAGAAGTAATGATTAAAGCCATGAATAAATCCGGCTGGAAACCGGTCGGCGTGAATGACGCCGCGTTGCCTTGGGGCGGGCTCTTCGACATCTCCGGTAACTGGCGACCCTCGCATTTCGATCATGGCGCGGGGACTGCGGTGGATTTGCGTACGGCCAACATCGAGCTCGGCACGAAGTCGCAAGTCTATGACAGCCAATGCAATTCTCAAGACGCCAACGCACTCAGCAACCAACTTCCCAGCACCAAAATTCTCTGGCATGACGGGCCGCCTCACGACATAGAACATTTCCATGTTTATCTGCTTGGCACCGCCCCTAATGGCACACCGAAGAAAAGTTGTCAGGATGCAGGTGGATGGATGAAAAAAGCCGACGAGAAGGCCAAAGCGAAAGCTGACAAAGAAGGAAAAAAGGAAACCAAAGGATGATGCCCATGAAACTTGCCACACAATATGCCTTGATTCTGGCCTTCCTGTGTCCGCCCGCCATCGCACAACCAAAGCCTGACGCCGAACCACCGAAGAACATGATCACGCCGCTTCCCGGCCAGAACGCCTGGGAAATCCGCGAGGTCGACCCGGACTCCGAAGAAGTCCGCACCTTCCGTTACGTCTTACGCAACCAGATTGCGCCTTCAATGCGCAGCACCATCGATATCGATAAGGAGGGGCGGCAGTTCGTCTACCGCTATCGCTTGAGCAATGGCAAACAGGCTGAGCAGGACATTAATAATTTTTGGATATGTTGCGTACCTTTACAGGTCTTTGTCGTTCCGGAAGATGAGCCTTTTCCTAAAAAAACCGGGGATAAGGATAAAGACAAGGCGGCCATGTCTGAGTGGTATAAGCGTATGAGAGCTGGCGCCGAACTCATCGTCTCGGGAGGGGACCGATATCTACCCGCTCCTGCCAGCTGGGACCCCTCTCTGAAGCAAGGCGATGGCAGTGCCGGCTATGGTTGGCTTGCACACTTCACTAAAGGTATTCCCTACGGCATGCCGCCGGGCACCTGGGCCGAAGGCTTCGCCTTCCTGCGTCCTGAATTGCCGGGGGTGCGCATCGCCAAGTTGCAGGGCTTCGCCAAGAACGACCAGGTCCCCGGCAGCTACGACATCGACACCGACGACCCTAAGCTCAAGGCGGAAATCGCCGCCATTGCACGTTCGGATGGACGATGGCTGCCGGTTCTCGCGCCGGTCTTTCCGGTTCCCGAGCCTTTCGATGCCACCGTCTTCACACGGGAGTTGTGGAGCGAAATCGAAAACACCTGGTACCGTGATGATGATTACAGCCTGACCATGCTCGCCCCGGAGGTCTTTACGCAACTCCAACGCGAATTCAAGCTCCTGATCCCGGCGCTGGAGGCCAACAACACCAGCGCTGCCAAAGCCGGCATCGCCCGCATGCTGGCGTATATGGCGCAATTGACCGCGCCCGACAGTGTCACCCCAGAGAACGCAGGTCAAGAACAGGCGGCCAACGACACCACTCCTTTGCCCACCACGCGCGCACCTGTTACCGATCCCAACAGCGTCGATGCCGCCACCCACACCATCCATCGCGTCGCCGCGCGCGCCCTGGTGTTCAATCTGGCCTATTTGCAAGAACACCTGGGTTCGGGCAAGTGAGGTCCTACGAAGCCATCTAAAACGTTCCCTACCGCGCAATCGGATCTCATCGACTAGGAGGTAGGGTGATCGCACGAGGGAATAGCCATGCCGGGCGGCAAAGCTGCATGCAGGAATTCTTCCCCGCCGCACATCCTCAATTCAATATTCCTCGTCGTATATTTCCTCTCCGAAATGACAGTATTGCAGTCGAATTTCGCCAGTCGGCTGCGATAGTTGTGCGTCAGTCAAGCTATCCCAAACTATTCTCAATCCTTCCTTGCGCTTGCCCTTCATCTTTACTAGATTGGGTATTCCACCAGAAGAACAGCTAGTCATCACAGCCAGCGAAAACAGCGTACTTAACTGTCCACCCGAGGAGCACAGTAATGAGTCCTGCTACATCTGCTGTATTGGAAGAACGCTCTGCAAGAGCACATGCCGGGAACCTCGGCATCGGTATTACTCCCCGCCCGCAACGTCGCCGGGAACGTCTTGACATTACCTTGATGGAACTTGATCCACGTGATGTGGTGGATGGCGTGCTGCTTGAGAACGGCATGTTCCTTGCGCCTGATCCGACACCTGTGGGCACGATGCGCGAGGTTTGTCCGCATTGCGAGGGCGTGGCGCTGCAACTCGTCTTGCGTCGCCATCATGTCAAACGCTCGCACTTGTTTTGCGGGCAATGCACACGCTGCTACGACGCGGTATGCGAAGGAGGGTATTCGATACTCGGAATAGTCTGAGCTGATCAATATTTTTCAACGATAGCAGTATCGTAATGACAGCGGCCTCAGGGCCGCTTTTCTTTTTCAGCGTCGTTGCCTTTTTCTATTTCGGCCTTCACGGCGTTGAGCATGTGACGCAGATCGCTTTTCATGAGCGCTGCACCAAAAAGCGTAGGCACATAAAAATCGGGCGCGATGATGCCTGCGTAAGAGATGCGGGTGTGGCCGTCGTCTCCAGGTTGCTGCGGCTGCTGAGGTTGTAGTTCCCAGCGTGCCTGGTATTCGCGCATGTTGCCGCTGATCAGGCGTATATCGATGACCTGCATCGGCTGTTCGGTGACGTGCAGCACCAGGTCGATGTTTTGCCGGATGAACAAAAATTTGGCGAAGCCATTTTGGGTGACCACGCGCTCATTGCCTTCGCTGGAAGTGACCTGCGAGCGCGACAGGTTGGGGACGAATTCCGCGAGCCGGTTGTAGTCGGTCAGCACCTTCCAGCTGCGCGCCACGTTGGCGTTGACCGTCATCTTTGCCGTCACTTCAAAGAGCGGATAGCCCTTGGCGCGGTTCATGCGGACATCGATGTCGGGTTGGTCGATGGTCTGTGCACCGGCATTGCTGCCGGTCATCCAGACCAGTGCTACCAGTGAGCAAAGCAGAGAAGGTCGCAAAGGGGCTTTCGATTGGCTGGTTCATCAATAGGCAAGCGGGAGCTTACGCGAATCTGGTGACGGTGCAATGTCAGGGTGAACATGCGCAGTGGTATCGGTACCATTTTGGCAATGCTAAAATCGCGCCATGACGAAGCCCTCTGTTCCCTCCTTTCCTGCCATTTCAGCATCCGCACCTGACGCCTCAATGACGGATACCCAGCCTGTCCTTGAAAAAGTGCGTAAAGGTCGCAAAGGCGCCGGACTGACCTTGCGCGATGTCGCCAAGCTGGCGGGCGTGGCGCCGATCACGGCTTCGCGCGCGCTCAATACGCCGGATGCGGTTTCCGAAACCGTGTTGAAAAAAGTGCGTGAGGCGGTTGAGCGCACCGGCTACGTTCCCAATCTCCTCGCCGGTGGGCTGGCCTCGAAGAAAAGCCGCCTGGTTGCCGCCGTGGTGCCGACCATTGTCGGGCCGATCTTTCTGGAAACCGTGCAGTCGCTGACCGAATCGCTGGCCGCGGCCGGTTATCAACTGATGCTGGGTCAGAGCGGCTATGAAAACTCGCGTGAAGACGCTTTGCTCGAAGCCATCATCGGCCGCCGTCCGGACGGCGTAGTGCTGACCGGCATCATGCGCTCGCCGGAGTCGCGCAAGCGTTTGCTGGCCAGCGGCATCCCGGTGGTGGAAACCTGGGATCTGACGCCGACGCCGATCGACATGCTGGTCGGCTTCTCGCATGAAAACATCGGTATCGCCGTCGCACGTCACTTGCACGCCGCCGGCCGCCGTCGCGTGGCCGTGATTGCCGGTGTGGACGAACGCAGCCGCCGCCGTGCCAAATCGTTCTCGGATGAAGCGGTGCGCCTGGGCATGGCTGCCGGCGGTGTGACTGAAATCCCGCTGTGCATGGTGCCGGCGCCGACGACCTTGGGCAGCGGCCGTACTGGGTTATCCGATCTGTTGGGCCAGGACGCCGCCATTGATGGCGTGTTCTGCAGCTCGGACATCCTCGCCATGGGGGTGATGATCGAGGCGCAGGTGCGCGGCATTTCCATTCCGGGGCAACTGGCGGTGATGGGTTTCGGCGACCTGAGTTTTTCACGCGACCTGCACCCGCAACTGACGACGGTGCGCATTGACGGCACCGGCATCGGCAAGGTGGCGGCGCAGTTCATCATCGATCGTGCCGACGGCCTGCAAGTGGCTGATCGCGTGCATGACATCGGCTTCACCATCATTGAGCGCGAAAGCGTCTAGCTGGATGTTTTTCAGATCGCCGGCAGTTCCTTCAAGCAATATTTTCTGAAAATCAACTCTTCGTAAACCGATTGACACGTCAAAACGGTACCGCTACCATCAGCATCAATCGGAATTGGTAGCGGTACCAATCGGTGCTTTCAACGGATGCGCCAGTTCCTGAATTACCTCGGATCAACTCAGGGAAGCTCATCATGTCAATTCAGAACACCGCCGCCGCCGCGCCTGTCGTCACAACAATGCAAGTCATCCCGGTTGCCGGGCGCGACGGCATGTTGCTAAACCTGAGCGGCGCGCACGGCCCTTACTTCACGCGCAACATCGTCATCCTCACCGACAGCGCCGGCAACACCGGCGTCGGCGAAGTGCCGGGCGGCG
This genomic interval carries:
- a CDS encoding ABC transporter permease, with translation MTKNGPIALLFNGLVISFMLAPILVVCVIAFTPENTLTIHGPALSLRWFKAVFAYPDFVSSFWNSLWLGLSSATIATVIAVPAGMALIRYPNRWSGVLQGLFLSPLIIPHLVLGVALLRLFTLIGGAGSFGWLILAHALVVTPYTMRLVMSALIGFDRSAEHAAMSLGASKSTVFLRITLPMILPGITGGWLLAFINSFDEVTMSIFVTSPSTVTLPVRMYMYATESIDPMMAAVSALMVAITAGAMIILDRVYGLDRVLVGRS
- a CDS encoding (2Fe-2S)-binding protein; the protein is MKATAIRPQFVRVAEQARTPVAFVLDGRPVTALEGDTVLTAILLTAGHVRRNEFSGKPRAGFCMMGACQDCWVQTVSGEKLRACSTFVREGMQLLTEAEERGEQP
- a CDS encoding NAD(P)/FAD-dependent oxidoreductase; protein product: MSKLSPIIVGAGPAGVRAAQTLVAHGLRPILLDEAPRAGGQIYRQPPPGFYRSKKKLYGFEAGRADSVHQDFAALVQQIDYRPQTLVWNAQPDVLDIMNTTTLAADNIAWQDIIVATGATDRVLPVPGWTTPGVYTLGGAQVALKFQGCAIGRRVVLAGTGPLLYLVAYQYAKAGVQVMAVLDSSSLSDRIAALPDMLGQPALLMKGMYYMAWLMAHRIPLKTHARLLRVEGEGQNKHDEHVRAVVWRRESMTAEEPVIGPEQTIECDALGFGYALRSETQLADLLGCRFGFDAVQRAHLPERDKAGRSSVPGVYLAGDGAGIMGADAAELAGERAALALLQDRGVQIDNARADKLEHRLARIGAFRKGLERAFPFPHKWAGLADDKLIVCRCEQISAGELRQAARDNNAQEMNRLKALTRIGMGRCQGRMCSSAAGEILAQACSIPLAQVGRLRGQAPIKPVPIGMHALKSAPAPVSASPSTQQTASVFHVALAAGEDE
- a CDS encoding FAD-binding oxidoreductase, with the protein product MKQRVTTDINAGPKRLSADVLIVGGGIVGTSAALTLAKAGRKVVLLERDLCGSRSSGINYGGVRRQGRSVSQLPLAQRAHRIWEGLSDLIGIDGEYVRSGHFKLARSAADMQALEAYAELSKPFGLGIELISGERLRQQCPWLGGAVVGGSLCPEDGQANPRLVSPAFAQAAQRAGAHIIERCEVREAGYDGTAFSVRAELSTGEGRQSLQVRAASLINCAGAWAGKLAEAFDEAVPMFSGHPNMAVTEPIPYFLPWSLGVEGGSIYCRQVSRGNVVLGGGRGYAQDESRARSSHDAILALLPQAVDLLPALRHVHIIRTWSGVEGYLPDRQPILGASSTQDGLFHGFGFCGAGFQIGPAAGEVLADLVMHGRSDIPIDAFSIRRFQSTLPVADFNLASEPERKIQ
- a CDS encoding extracellular solute-binding protein; this translates as MISLSSSFVRHTCTTAVAAALSLLAMSNAAQAADPKTLYIGMNGGNMEKTYTQFVFGPFEQKNNVKVVVVPGGSSDILAKAQAAKDKPQMHLMFLDDGVMYRAIGMGLCEKQKPNPNLAGILPVAHIKGDMATGVTISMTGLAYNTKVYADKGWAPPTSWLDMADPKLKGKVVFQSLSSSTFGLHAFLAFNKLKGGTDSNVEPGFTAWPKTVGPNVVEYIASSAKISEMAQTGEAALFPYTPTQVTILKSKGIPVEYVHPKEGGVVLMVAQCVIANNSEPQLAQELAAYLLSPEAQGKALENGSFNPTNTKVQVTGAAAAEQKRLNDYVKNSRNVDWDEVNKNRAVWNTRWNRTIER
- the tssJ gene encoding type VI secretion system lipoprotein TssJ, which translates into the protein MLLRCVVALSLAMLLAGCSITQTVSDAASNAYRTLFPKKQDTLHIGIVTDNTANLDGTGKPLSVVVRVYQLRRREAFNAASYEALQNQDKAALAYDALSADSQTVLPNTGTRLSVPLSEETQYLGVAAFFRKQDDGNTWRLVVDRKTLLSKPNLMLSISEYTIRIQDQTGR
- a CDS encoding SRPBCC family protein, which translates into the protein MRPSLLCSLVALVWMTGSNAGAQTIDQPDIDVRMNRAKGYPLFEVTAKMTVNANVARSWKVLTDYNRLAEFVPNLSRSQVTSSEGNERVVTQNGFAKFLFIRQNIDLVLHVTEQPMQVIDIRLISGNMREYQARWELQPQQPQQPGDDGHTRISYAGIIAPDFYVPTLFGAALMKSDLRHMLNAVKAEIEKGNDAEKEKRP
- a CDS encoding LacI family DNA-binding transcriptional regulator, producing MTDTQPVLEKVRKGRKGAGLTLRDVAKLAGVAPITASRALNTPDAVSETVLKKVREAVERTGYVPNLLAGGLASKKSRLVAAVVPTIVGPIFLETVQSLTESLAAAGYQLMLGQSGYENSREDALLEAIIGRRPDGVVLTGIMRSPESRKRLLASGIPVVETWDLTPTPIDMLVGFSHENIGIAVARHLHAAGRRRVAVIAGVDERSRRRAKSFSDEAVRLGMAAGGVTEIPLCMVPAPTTLGSGRTGLSDLLGQDAAIDGVFCSSDILAMGVMIEAQVRGISIPGQLAVMGFGDLSFSRDLHPQLTTVRIDGTGIGKVAAQFIIDRADGLQVADRVHDIGFTIIERESV